ATAAGACTGATGCTAGCACCATTTTTGTCAATAACATGACTCATTTCTTACTTCTACCTTTTTGTGTGTATAAGTAGATTCATGTTTGTTTGCTTGccttctccaacaactgataattGCAGCCAATAAATGTGAAATCACACATGCGCACGTGCACTCTACACACCAACACCAATGCTGAATACAGAGATTTCTTTTTCTCGTGAGATGTTTCTACTTACCTCAGGTTTTCGCTCGTTTTCCTCCTTTTTTTCCTGCTTTTGTCTAGTAGTTATGAGCTTTTAATTTCACGCACAAACACAAGATCGGATGTAAGACGACAAACTTTGACTCGGTTAAAGATCGGTGCTGCGCTCTATCGTGGGAGTCGATGGAAGGCGGCACTGAGGGACTATCTTCATTAGTCTTGCTATCTTCTTGGGAAATATGGAACGAGTGCAATGCTAGAGTTTGTAGAAATATGTCCACCATTTTGGTTTTGGTTTTACTCTAAACTTTTGCCTTTTTCAaagtaaaattattactactaccATAGAGCCTATGTGTTGCTACGGTGCCGCATTAAATGAAATGGACAACATTTCATATTTTTGAATCCACACTTGGTACATCACCGAATACAAATGACAGAAAGTCGTTGATTGAACTGTCTTTTGTACCATCCAATAGTACATATCACATAACCTTGGGGATTTCTGATGGGATAGAAATTCTAGTACTGGAACTGGAAATCTTGAATCTCACCTGCTCCCTCCGGTGGATCTCACTTGCTCCCTACGGTGGTCGAAAGACATGATCTTCTCCTTGGACCCCCTCCGTGGCCCATTAGATGTCCCTGTTGACGGTGAGAAGGCCGGCATCAAGTCTGCACCTAGCGACACGGGCCGGAACCTCCCTCCAGGACGCCTCCCCAGCATGAACACCTAGAGCATCTCTTTAGTCTTGAATAAGCACATGACGTGCATGACCGTGTACTTGCCCCGTCACATGGTGGTAGCCGAGATTGTAAGTCTGGTGCCAGCTCCGGCCAAGACGACACGTGTTGTGGAGCCTAAACAGGTTGGCACACGGGAAGTCTATATGGGCTCAAGGACGTGTGACAGAGGGTTgagtatccatgagatacacattagCTCGAAATGAAGGTTGTTCTCTCTGATTGTGGATGACAACATAGTACTGGAAATCTTGTTAGTGATGTTCAGCTTTGATTTTGCGCTTTAGTTTCTATTGTCCTCTCTCTGCTTTCTGGAACGGTTGTGTGCACTTTGCTATGCATGCAGAGGCCAGGTGTATGCTCTCTTTTGTATCGCCTTAACGCCAAACATTGAGTTTAATAAAAACGTCCTTTATAAGAAAACATAGGCAATAATCAAGCAGCAGTTATCTTGGTTTGGTTCCCTGAAATTGTTTCGGAGCATTCGTTGTCTATGCAAGTAATTGGCGACcacaaagacaaaaaaaaaggaCCAGTGATGTTTAATAGTTGATCGAAATACTAACTCAAGATCAATCCATTCACAAACTAACAATAAAAGGATAGAAGAATTTGTCTTAAAAAAGATAGAGAATTTGAATAGATAAAGAATAGACTAGCAGGGCAACTTTAAATTATGATATGATCCATTCATAGTCGGTCACCAACGCCTATAAACACTCAGTAACTCTGTGGTCTTGATGTACTCGAGTGTCCGACAAACATCGCCTTTCATATCGGAAACTAGTGGATTCTGGAAACAATAGTTAAGATCGCTCCCTCGACACCTCCTCGGCCCCGCCGTTCAGCTCGCGTGCCGCCTACCGCCTGCTCTCCCCGGCGCTGCCGGTTGACGCTTCAGCTTGTATTGCGTGGGGATCTCGACTCCCCGCAAAGCTGAAGATCTTCGCCTACCTCGCCGACATCGACAGGCTCAGCACCCGCGCCAACCTCTTCTTCAAGAACTGTGCTCCCTCGGCGATCTGCGCCGCCTGTCCTACCGAGGAGACCGGACGTCATATCTTCTTCGACTGCACGCTTGCCTCTGGTGTTTGGGCTCGCCTTGGGGTCGATATCCCTGCTGACCGTTTCTCCTTCTGGGACCTTGCTCAGCCTCGCGACTTCCCTGTGGATGTGTGGCGGGTTGGAATGGCTGTGCTGCTTTGGTCTCTCTGGAAGGCCAGGAACGATTTGGTTTTCAACAATAGAAACTGCACTGCCCAGCTGGTCATTCGTAGGGCCTGTGAGGACCTGGCTGTTTGGAGATGGCGCTTCAAAGAGGAAGACCGGCTACCTCTAGACTCCCTCCGATCCTTCTTTCTTTCCTGTAACATGTAATTGAGATGTGCTTCTTTTTTATTCTCTCCCCACCCCCTGCTGATCCCTGTCGCATTGTAAATCTTTGTATGGACTGACTGCCTAGTCACTTCGAGGGTAATAAAATCACAAACGGTGGGGAGTAATCCCCCCCGtcattctcgaaaaaaaaaatagttaagaACCATGCACTCCAGTGGTCTCACATAACTGGTTGGCTTATGCCGCCACCCATATAGTTTCAGCAACACTTCATCACAACTACATTACACAACCTTTACATAGGAATAAAATAGGAAAAAACATCTCTGTTTGTTATCACATAAAGTACTACTATCAGTTTCACTAGTTGAAGAGTAAGGCTTTGCCGCAGCACACCAACTGTAAGCTTAGTTTTTCATTGTGCTTTAGATCCTTCTTGGTCAGGCACTTCAAGTACCTAAGAACATAACATTATTTCATATTACAACTTCCTGGTCAGTAACACAAACTGTAAGTTGTAAACTCTAGGAGAACTAAAATGTAGTATATTGCAGGGAACAAAAAGAGCAAACACAACCAAACAGTACCAGCTTCAATGACAAACAAGGAATCGTGAAAAGGACAACTTCAACTTGGACTTTCAAGAATGGCTTGCCACGAGTAGCAAGATTGACAGTACAAACTGAAAGGGCAAGAGCGCAAACTAGTCTACTCACACCACAGACGAGTAGTAAAATTGTTCACCTAGAAACTAGTCATGTGTGGCCATACATGCGAGCACGCCGTTGAACTATTTAAGCAGTATAGGAAGTCAATTGAAGTTGTCACCACTTGCTCTTCCAAAAACTAGTAGACTGGTAGTGTAATTGCTTAAATAGCTTCTGAACTCGTATACTGGTATAGTGTAATTGCTTAAATAGTATGGATAACATATGTAGCCAAATAAATGCATTACCTAGCAAACAAAGGCATAGCATGGAGCAACAAGACTGAATGCTGAAACACTAGATATCATATTGCAGTTCCCGTATATGGTTCAGTACACTAGATATCAAAACATATCTTATTGGAATCAGTTATATAAACGCATTTCCGACAGCTGCATGAGTTGGTTTGTGCATTACTAAGACAAAGCAAGAAACTAACAAACTAAAGGAAAAAATATATATGACATTTACATTTGTGGACCTTAAGCATACTTAACAGTAAGAATACTGCCAATGATTTTTTTGAACTGGGCAATAATAAGATTTTCCTATTGATATACATTCATTATATTGTGTATTAAGATACATATTTTCATGTAGTTCTACTATATCATTGTTTATCACATAAATATCTATTCTAACCTAACAATTGGTTTATCACATAAATGTTGTGTATTGAAAATTTATTTGCATTGTTTAAGATTCTTTTCTTGCAAGACATTTCACGACATATATTATCAATAAATATTGTACTACTGAAAAACAAATAAATTCATCGTCCTTAATGCATTAGGTGTTTATCTGAGCTTGCTCATTGTATCATTCCTATTTATTTGTCTAGATAATTTGGCAGATTAAGTTATGGGGTATTAATCTAGCAAAGAACTTTCGATAGCCTCATATGGAATGAGATTATTAAGTTTAGATATATTCATAGAGAATTCTAGAGTTTGTGACGTACCTCAAGTTGTTGTGCTTGTCAAAGTAGATGAATTCCTAATTTATGTTGATCTAGAGGTTCATGGACGTAGGACATAGACTTGGAGTAGCACaagacactactaggaaaaggcctatagcTGACAGCGCACCATGTTTGTTTTGACCACGCCAGTCGTACCGGCGCACCATGTTTCGACCGCGCCGGTGATGGCCCAATACCCCCGGCGCAGCAAAAATTTAGTGTGCCGGGAATCTTCTTTTTCTTAATAGATGACCCCATTTTGCTGCTCCCACAGTGAGCCACGTCACCCGATAAAAATTTACAATGTAGTCACCAGCCGCACACCCGATGGCGGCAGACGAACGACACGCCCGTCGTCgcgacgcacacacgcacacgacGCGAGCACATGGCCCGATGTCCAAAAATAAGTACCCCATTCTTAGCTTCTTTGATCATTGCCAGctctgtgctagagctttgagtaAATGACCTGTTTGGAAGATCAGTCCTATCCTGGGCTAACCATATTGTACTGCTCAGCCTATATTGACCATGTTGCCGTTGCAAAGACAAATTTGATGATCTTTTAGCCGGTTGCTTCACTTGATCACATTGTTTGCATATAAAACTATATCATTCTTGATCCCATTATATTGTATGCATTTGAGCTGGCACAGGAATTATTGTCATCTATTGACCAGAAGGT
This region of Lolium perenne isolate Kyuss_39 chromosome 2, Kyuss_2.0, whole genome shotgun sequence genomic DNA includes:
- the LOC139835106 gene encoding uncharacterized protein, producing MIFSLDPLRGPLDVPVDDRSLDTSSAPPFSSRAAYRLLSPALPVDASACIAWGSRLPAKLKIFAYLADIDRLSTRANLFFKNCAPSAICAACPTEETGRHIFFDCTLASGVWARLGVDIPADRFSFWDLAQPRDFPVDVWRVGMAVLLWSLWKARNDLVFNNRNCTAQLVIRRACEDLAVWRWRFKEEDRLPLDSLRSFFLSCNM